The region atgggagccagtaagacatcaccgatgcctggaaacgggataaggcgaagacatgcacgccggcggatcttacccaggttggcggctctccgtggagataatacccctactcctgctttgcggggtctccgcatgatcactagatcgataagaagctacaagaggctccttgagctgttcggtgggaggaggaagaagggcaaggctagctctcttctctccctataatagtgtctaaaactctatgagatcaaccctttgcattggtgtcccggggggtttatataggcctacccccgggggtacaatggtaacccgGCTGGGCGTGGGTCCAGGCCGTCAGCATCTACGGCCGCCGGCTTCTCCATCGGCTAATGGGGCCCGCCAACtgatgggtcccgccggctgccggcccattggtcaacaggccggccccaccgcttggggggtcttgtcgggggctggttactgttgcctcgcctctgatgacgagggctttgtcgaggtaagcatggctacagtgctgccgccttgcgggctctcactgtagccttacctcgtcttgtctgcttaatggtgcgcgcgccccgaggagggagcaagccggctataggaagccggcccggcctcaggccggctgggggaggtcAGGCCGCCTTtggatgtctctctgaccgaagggcccGCCGCCTACGGGCCGTATTGGCgacccgtcgtggatggcgtcatggtctgcatggcaacagtgcctcgccggGCAGGAGTTGGCCGCtctgtacggcgtactgtagccatgcgtgttCCAGGATTCGGGGTGGCAGGggccactgtagccacgccctgtcccGTCACGGCTATGGGGGGTGGACTTTAGGGCGCGGCCCTCGGCCGTCTgccaggggccggcttcttggagtcggtccttcaggggccggcttcttggagtcggtccttcacGGACCGGCTTTttggagtcggccctatcgtggCGTCCTCCAAGGGTTCTTTATGGTCGGGCCTCCTTCCACCAGCCGGCCTATGGGATAGCCGGCCGGAaaaaggcggccccgtgtcttgggtgcTTCAGGGCTCGGTCAGCCcattgttttttctaagggccaaagggagccggttaggctaccagTGTTCATTTACTCCGACACTCTAATTCTCTTAACATGTGGTTTTTTATCTCATCAAGTGTAATATGTCAGTACCCATTAACACTATTTTATAACCCCAATGCAAACCACATGCATATTCTTTGTACACAGTGCAAGTACAAATATTTGTACATTAAAAAGTTGTAGCTTTTGTTTTAGATCATTTTTTCACAATAATACTTCTGAAATTAATCTTTAAATTTCCACGCAGCATGCCGGAAAATCACCTAGTATATTAAGAATTAGTGGTACATTTGTGGTGGAACGATGTTTTAAGAATTGGTGGGACATATGCGTAGTATTAGGTACATTTTTTAATCGTCCTATGTGATAGTTCTTTTGTTGACTTGTATTTTATATGCATACAAACAAATAGAACAACAAAAGCAAGAAAAGCATCATTTGTATATAATGTTGGAATATTTTCCACTATTCCCAAATAGCTGATCCTCACTAACTCTAATTCTTTCAACATGCAACTTTTCATCTCATAAAATGTGCCATGTCAACATCCACTAACACTATTTTACAGCCCCGTGCAAACCTCATGCATACTCTTTGTTCACACACAGTGCAAGTATGGAAAATCTCTACATTagaaaaattataccttttgattTAGATTATTTTCTTCATACATAATACTCCCTTCatttctttttactctgcatataagatttgtttgTAGTCAAACTATGCAAGGTCTGACCAaacttatattaaaaaatatcaacatctagaaTATGAAAGTTATAACGTATGAAAACTCAACTCATGACACATCTAATGTATTGATTTTGTACTGTAAATGTTGTTATTTTTTATATAAAGTTGGTAAAACTTTACaatgtttgacttcagacaaatgctatatgcagactaaaaagaaactaaGGGAGTACATCTGAAATTAATCTTGAAAATCCCGCCGCAATGTTCGGGGAAATCACCTGGTATATAGAATTGGTGGGACATTTTATGGTGGAACAATGCTTTAAGAATTGGTGGGACATTTGTGATGGAACAATGTTTTAAGAACTGGTGGACCATATGTGTTGTATTAGTTGGACATTTGTCCCATGTGATAGTTCTTTTGTTGACTTGTATTTTATATGCACACAAACAAATAGAACAAAAAAAGTAAGAAAAACATCATTTGTATATAGTGCTGGAATATTTTGCAAGTGGAATAATGATTTGGAATATATGGTGCTTCAACTACACTTTTTcattaacaaatttattattgtgaTGTGTGATTACTTGAGACTAATAGACAATATCTCACTGCGTCTCAAAGTCCCCCATCCTCAACTCCATACTATCGGGATAACATCTCTATACCCATGACTTGTGAAACATAATCATCAACCAAACCATATACTACTCAAATGATATTTGTCTgcataaccttatcaactagggaccaCTCGAACAATCATCATATAACATATAATCTCACAAACAATCCAtatacttattgatacatatcaGTGATGATGTTCAAGGACAATACAAAAATAACAGATGAATACATAGGGAGAAATAATATCATCACACGATTACCTCTAAGCATATCTCCAATAGCTACACGTTGGACTTGACTTTGACACGCACCGGCCCGCGGCAATGGTTGTGATGCTACAATGGGGTTGGTTCCAGCATCGCCGACTACCTCAACCTCGATTAGTTGCCGTTGTGCCGCTTGCCATTCACCAACAACAATGATACTGGTGCGGTGGATTGGTTGTAGCATCGACGATGTAGCAACTTCGACTATGACAACGTTGAGTGGCGATGATTGCAACGACGACGATGATGCAACCGGTATTAGCGGGAGCGCGACGGTATTGGATCGCGACCAATGTTGGGGGAGATCGTCGGTGCTGGAAACAGCTTCAAGGCTATAAAGGAGATGTGCACGGCGAAGGAATCACATGTATACATAGAACTAAACGAGGCCACGAGGTGTGCGGTCCAACGGTGGGGGATGCGACTAATAACAGGCTGCCACATAGCAGACGCCTTATAATAATTCCTTTGTCTAGCTTGTTGTTGCCAATTTTACCGTTTGACAAACCAATTTTTTCATACTTATTTTGCCTTCACTACTGATCCGCAAAATAAAAGGTATGACATGTATTTCTAGTTTTGAACAATCCTCATCAAAGGATCCTGGTAGGGGGTTGACGTTTCCTATTGGAGAATCCTAGCACGAACGAATGATCCCTCGAGGAGGCTTCTGCGGTAGAGAGAATTGTCATGCGCTTTCAGGAACTTCATACTACAACAAAGAGAATTGCAGGCTAAGAAAAAGGGAAAGTTCCTTTAGATATGAGGTCATGCCCGAGATTTACCCTTTTTATTGAGAGCTACTGAAATGTCCAAACTCCACGAAATTTGGCACAGACTTCATACAGATTTCATGGCCAAATGAAGGAAAGGAAGAGGTAGGGATGGTTTGGTACAAGGCCAACGATGACCCGTCTTGAGAAGCAGCGCAAGTTCAGGAATTGTCAGGGTACAACAAACCCAATTGTCATGCTACGCAGAATAGTTATCGTCCATAATTGTCATGCTACATGTAGGCAGTGTCATTGCTACATACGGAGTCATTCCCTTGGAAGGGTGTGTGGGAGCGAACGATTGTGCCATTATCTGGGAACATGCCTGGGAACGAATAGTATGTCTCGCAAAAAATTTCCACATGTCATAGCTTTAAGATTTACGTGCGAAATCGACCGACAAAAGGCGTTTCTTGTTAAGCCCACTGTTTTAAAGCATTTCCATGGTCAAATCAAAAGGAATCAATTGTCTGACCAAAATAACCAAGCGGGGTTGCCTCTTCCTCAAGAAAAGTTTAGGGTTCCCCTGTctcccgccggcctcatcgttgatcCGTCTCATTTTcgatggccttagggccatggtggcacggtggatctcggcccttgcctGCGAGAGAGCTCTGTTTTTAATTGTTTGTTcacgttttgttagggtttgtgtgttGTTCGGGAAGACAAGACGGCGACGGCTCCcaaaagatggaataaggttctccttgCTTATCCCCCATCCTGATGGTGAGTCTAGCATCATCGGTGGACGGGTGgatgtgtgtctccggcggatctgccATGGTGGTTTTGCTCCGATCTGGTCGTAGTTCGTCTACATTCAtgtgttttcaggttggatccttctgatctacgctatctactgtgttggtcctatggggccttagcacgacgagttCCCCACTGTCTACTACAACACGTTTAGCCCGGCTTTGGCAAGGGAGGAGcaatgacagcggcgcgccttcggctcgctttagtgcgtgtagtcgtcgctaggtggtctatggatgtGAATGTGATTTTTATTATCCCTAGTGTTCGTTGTGCtgtcatgattgaaaatgaatagattggaagttttaaaaaaaatagaaaaaaataaaaaggaccCAAACGAGCTCTCCTTCAGTTTTAGGCATACTCCAACCGAACCTAAAAAAACAGAGGGAGTTGTACCATACCGCAGTACCCTGCACCACCAACAAGCCATTTCCTTCCCCAGAATGCACACGAATTTCTAAACAACCGGACTGAAAACCCATGGTCAAGAAATCTCAGACCTAGCGCCAACCAAACATACAAACAAGAAACGTAGCAAATATAACGGGAGCCAGATCCTAGTCGACGCAGCACAACCAGGTACACATACAGGCCACACCGAAAGTAGGCGATCGAGTCGAGTGAAAAATCCACCGGCCATGAAGGGGAGGAAGAGGCATCACGCCATGTCCTGCTGCGTGCTGCTCACCGTTCTCGTCATCCTGGGCATCCTCTCCATCGTGCTCTACATCCTGTACCGCCCGCTCCCACCGCGCGTGGTGACGTCGCCCGTGGAGACCATCGTCCAGGACTTCAGCCTGCTCCCGCCGTCGCTCACGCTGTCCGCGAGCGTGCACGTGATGGCGAGCAACCCGAGCCGCGCGCCGTTCCGGTACGGGGAGACGGTGACGGCGGTGACGTACCACGGCGAACCCGTCGGGACGACGGTGGTGCCAGCCGGCAAGATCGGCAGGCAGACGACGTCGTGGGTGGCGCCGGTGACGGAGGTGGACGGGATCAAGGTGGCCGAGAGCCCGCACTTCGCCGGCGACGTGGTGGCCGGGGCGCTTCCGTTCGTGGTGGTGGTGAGGCTGGACGGGAAGGCGCTGGTGCTGCGCGCGTTTGAGGTGAGCGTCACCGTCGAGGTGGTGTGCTACGTCCAGGTCTACGTCCTCCAGGGGGCCAGCAGCTCCAACTGCGTCTCGAGGGTCCGCACAGGGCCTGGACGTAATTACTAGGCGTGTCCATCCTCTTGTTCCACAATTTGTTTTATTTATTCTTTCCAGTTTGTAAGTCGGAAACTATGGACGTTCCCGTTGTGAGTTACATTCTGAAGCTGATTCCAAGTGACTCTACCAGTTCCAGTTCCAGTGGCGGGCCCATGAACGGTTTATACAAATATAATGCATAGACAACATAATTTCAATACGACGATTCAAACTTCATAAAATACAATCCAAAGACTATAGCTTGGTCTAAATTACCATTATTATCCTGAAAAAATGTCCTAAAATAGCATTAAGAGGTTAGAGCATTTTCAGCGCGGACCCTTAAACCGTTCAACTGTTCGGACCGAGTTGTCCGACGCAAACCATCCAATGATGTTCCGTATTTGTCCATGGACCGGTTCGCGTGTCCATTTTCCTGCAAATCAGGGGCTCTGTGAGAGTCCGGACACCCGCCACATAGGACTCTGACACCCTTGGCCCACCCAAAATCGAGGTAGAGCCCGCCCATTTGGAGCGGTCTGCATTATTTTTGCGACAACCTCCTCCCTTTCTCCACCCTCTCGACTACCATCCTCCCGCTATCCACACCAATACTCGCCCTTTTTGCCGCTACCACATGGACCCATACGAAAAGCTGTTGGAGACAACAGAGGTGGAGAATCCGGAGAAGGTGGTCACCCGGAAGATCAACTTGGAGACAAGGCAAGCCCGCCGCCTCAAAGCGAAGGCAAAGGACAAGGCGAGCGACGTAAAGAAGGGCAGCGGGCGAGGTGGGTGGGGCCTGGGACGAGGTCGCCGCCGTCGTCACCGTCCTGGCCGGAGCAAAACCAGCCTCCCTTCTTCTACGCCGCCAAGTAGCTCGGTCGGCAGTCCCCAGCATCCGCCACCAGGCACTTGTCGTATCCAAACAGGTCCCTCAAAAATATACATATCTGCTTTGGGGTcagcgttgaagatgcccttagacaattagccttagatgcacagtgtaAATTATTTGCGCTTTTAgagggggtgccatggatctgcccCTGACCAATCCCATGGTTCTTGGCCGGATAAGGCCGTTATAGCATAGCAGAAACCTGTCATAATACTCTACTATTAAAGAGGAGTCTGCAAGGTacatcttggtttggtttagtttgGTTTCGTACGATTTGTTGGTTTCACGTTAATTATgaagagcataatttttttgatggaataATCACGTTTATTATGAAGAGAATCATTAGACAGCAGGATCACGTTCATTATGAAAAGTAACATCGAGGGTTGGACAGAAGGATCACGTTAATTATGAAGAGCATCATTAGGTAGCAAGATCACCTTAATTATGAAAAGTAACATCGAGCGTTGGGCGGAATGATCACATTAATATGAAGATTATCATTCTTTGGAAGAGAATCATTATAGTTATGGCAAGTATCATTCTTTGGAGAAGGGATGTCTTATTGTCTTTTCAAATTCatcaacatttttttgaaatcgttaacgtttttcaaattcgtgaacatatTTTACAAATTTGTGAACATTCTTTAGAATTTCACTAACATATTTTTAAATTGCGTACATTTTTTAATATTTTTAACATTttcttaaaattcatgaacatttcatgAGTAATTTTTAAAATATGTGAACATTCTTTTAATACATGATTATGGTTTTTCGGAATCACGAACAGTTTTTGATACCATGAGCATTTATCATTTTCTGAATAGTTCTTtataaattatgaacattttttaaattcacaaaaaaTCGCAATTCACAACTTTTGAAAATCccgaattatttttaaaaagtaaaAAACTGTTAAAAAACAGAGGGGCTTCCCGCCTttcacatgggccggcccatgaggaCGCGCGGGGAGCAGGGGTGTGCGCTTCCCTGGTTTTGGGTGCGCTGGTCGCCATATAAGAAGTCCCTTTGAAACATGGAAACGATTGGGGAGCCCTGTCCGGGTTAGGGACTGCAACAGATCATTCGCGAGAAGGTACTTTTTTTTAACAAAGTACAAACgtaagcgctcatacatacgcgtatacactcatccctatgaacgtgcACACACACCTTAcccttatgagcaccttcgagagactgagtcgACGTATCATCTTAAGATTTATGAACTCACCGTAGACGCCTTGTCGTTGACGAAAATGTCTCCTCACACTGAAAACGTCCCTCCTAGGTGGTTGTCGGTCTGGCCTTCCTTAAAGAAAAGAGGTGGTTGTCGGTTTGAGCAAACATCGGTGAGACAGGACGGGCGCATACTGTTACGTGTTCTCTTTTGTCCCCTGTCCAGATAGTGCCTTCCTAGAGTGAAAGGTGCACGGCCTAATTTGGTAGGCACACCACCTGGGTTCGAACtttataagggcatctccagccggccCCCCAGGATGCCCCCCACTAGCACTTTTTGGCCGCTGGCGCTTAATTTTTCTCCCAGCCGGGACCCCAGGAGCTCAATTTTCGCCGGATTTAGCGAAAATTAGCGCCGGCGCGCGCAGGCGAAACCCAGCCTGCCGGGGGGCTCTTGGGGGCGGAGAGAGAAGATTTTGCATGCGCTTGGCCCACATTCAGCCTCCCACTCCCTCTCTCTCCTACCTTTTTCTCTACGCGGGCCCGCCTCCCACCTGTCGCCTCCCCACCTCGCTCGCCGCCTCCACGCCAGGAACCCGTCGTCCTCGTTCGTATCGCCGCAGCCGAAGGCCACGCCGGGGAGCTCCATCTTGGCCAGCGTCATGGACTCGGCGGCCAGGAAGTCGTGGTCCAGGAGGCCGGGAAGCCCTGCGTCGACGAGGCGTGCGGCCGTGGTCCAGGCGGCCGGCGATGCTGTGGGTGGGNNNNNNNNNNNNNNNNNNNNNNNNNNNNNNNNNNNNNNNNNNNNNNNNNNNNNNNNNNNNNNNNNNNNNNNNNNNNNNNNNNNNNNNNNNNNNNNNNNNNNNNNNNNNNNNNNNNNNNNNNNNNNNNNNNNNNNNNNNNNNNNNNNNNNNNNNNNNNNNNNNNNNNNNNNNNNNNNNNNNNNNNNNNNNNNNNNNNNNNNNNNNNNNNNNNNNNNNNNNNNNNNNNNNNNNNNNNNNNNNNNNNNNNNNNNNNNNNNNNNNNNNNNNNNNNNNNNNNNNNNNNNNNNNNNNNNNNNNNNNNNNNNNNNNNNNNNNNNNNNNNNNNNNNNNNNNNNNNNNNNNNNNNNNNNNNNNNNNNNNNNNNNNNNNNNNNNNNNNNNNNNNNNNNNNNNNNNNNNNNNNNNNNNNNNNNNNNNNNNNNNNNNNNNNNNNNNNNNNNNNNNNNNNNNNNNNNNNNNNNNNNNNNNNNNNNNNNNNNNNNNNNNNNNNNNNNNNNNNNNNNNNNNNNNNNNNNNNNNNNNNNNNNNNNNNNNNNNNNNNNNNNNNNNNNNNNNNNNNNNNNNNNNNNNNNNNNNNNNNNNNNNNNNNNNNNNNNNNNNNNNNNNNNNNNNNNNNNNNNNNNNNNNNNNNNNNNNNNNNNNNNNNNNNNNNNNNNNNNNNNNNNNNNNNNNNNNNNNNNNNNNNNNNNNNNNNNNNNNNNNNNNNNNNNNNNNNNNNNNNNNNNNNNNNNNNNNNNNNNNNNNNNNNNNNNNNNNNNNNNNNNNNNNNNNNNNNNNNNNNNNNNNNNNNNNNNNNNNNNNNNNNNNNNNNNNNNNNNNNNNNNNNNNNNNNNNNNNNNNNNNNNNNNNNNNNNNNNNNNNNGGACGCGCGCGCCCTACTTCCTCCTCGTCGCCCGGCGTTGCGGACGCGCGAGCTGCGGGACGTTGCGGCGGAAGCGGCCACGGAAGGCCGGCGAACGCAGACGTCCACGTAGAGAGTAGcagccgtcggcggcggcggcgtcgtcgtcgtTAGGAAGCAGCCGTTGTCACAGAGGAGGGGAGCTCGAGGAGATGGGGGGTGCGTGGGGGGCGGAACGAGTGGATATTTTCTCGATCGCAGGCAAAAAAATTCGCCGGCAGCCCTCCAAGAGGCGATAAAAATGCCTCTGGGGGCCtctacggctggagatgccctaaggtcaAGGAATGTAACCGTCGAAACAGCCAACGTTATAGCTTAGTGAGCTACGCAGAAAATGCTTAATGATTTGTCCTGTCTACATGCGAACCTGTTGTTTCCTGCTGGACTTGGTCTGCCCGTACGTCCACCTCCATCACCGAAAATTCCAAATGATGTTAGGAGTAAGTGAAACGAGCATGGAGAAGCAAACAACTGCTGGGGTGACGGTGACAGGACGTCGTTGTCAATAGATTTGAGGATTGTATTTTTTTAAGTGAGGATTATCCTCCGCCTctacatctggacgatgcatgtagCCAGTTTATTAATTATTTATAAAGACTTTACAAAGTAGTACACCAGTTTGTTCGAAGCCACCACATCTTAGCAACAACTGTCGATATTTCTAATCACTTGATGAAGGGGCGCCGATAGTCCGAGACTAATACCAAACAGGcatcgcaccaaagcctaacatctaaagcgggAGGCCCCAACCGAGCCACATACTGGGTTTTGAATACAAACCGGTCCAACGCACTCTCATGtgtcgtcgccgtcgtcttccaccaatTCATCTTTAGAGCAGAAACTAACACACCGATTTTGCCAGGCCTCTCTgtcatcgacgtcaccatgacgccagagaGCGTCCTCCTCCTGggtgagtccatctccgcgcatcggacaCCGAGTCTCCATTGCCATGCCACCgagatccgccgccatcaatgagtaagATGAAGCGCCACTCCATCAAAGAAGCCGTCCACCgagatccgccgccatcaatgagcaAGATTTGAGGAGTGTTTGTCGGGCAAAATTGCTAAACTTGCCGGATTCAAATTTATGGCGAA is a window of Triticum dicoccoides isolate Atlit2015 ecotype Zavitan chromosome 2B, WEW_v2.0, whole genome shotgun sequence DNA encoding:
- the LOC119367664 gene encoding uncharacterized protein LOC119367664, whose product is MKGRKRHHAMSCCVLLTVLVILGILSIVLYILYRPLPPRVVTSPVETIVQDFSLLPPSLTLSASVHVMASNPSRAPFRYGETVTAVTYHGEPVGTTVVPAGKIGRQTTSWVAPVTEVDGIKVAESPHFAGDVVAGALPFVVVVRLDGKALVLRAFEVSVTVEVVCYVQVYVLQGASSSNCVSRVRTGPGRNY